The following proteins are co-located in the Rattus norvegicus strain BN/NHsdMcwi chromosome X, GRCr8, whole genome shotgun sequence genome:
- the LOC103694587 gene encoding high mobility group protein B4-like: MGKDSKVRPKVNVSPYVHFMMDFRNQMREQQPNIYYDFTEFSRKCSEKWKTISKKEKKKYEALAKRDKDRYQREMRNYTGPRRERRRRDADAPRKPPSSFLLFSQDHFEEIKEQHPNWTVAQVAKAAGRMWARCSEADKIPYEERAAVLRAKYLEEREAYYHQCQRGE, translated from the coding sequence ATGGGAAAAGACAGCAAAGTAAGACCGAAAGTGAACGTCTCTCCTTATGTCCATTTTATGATGGACTTCAGAAATCAAATGAGGGAGCAACAGCCAAACATCTACTATGACTTTACCGAATTTTCTAGAAAGTGTTCTGAAAAGTGGAAGACCatctcaaagaaggaaaaaaagaagtatgaAGCCCTGGCCAAGCGCGACAAAGATCGGTACCAACGTGAAATGAGAAACTATACTGGAccgagaagggagagaaggaggagagatgcAGATGCACCGCGGAAGCCACCATCCTCGTTCCTGCTCTTCTCCCAGGACCATTTTGAGGAGATAAAAGAACAACATCCAAACTGGACTGTGGCGCAGGTGGCCAAGGCTGCAGGGAGGATGTGGGCCAGGTGTTCAGAAGCGGATAAAATCCCCTACGAGGAGAGGGCTGCGGTTCTGAGGGCCAAGTACCTTGAAGAGCGGGAGGCCTACTACCACCAATGCCAGCGCGGGGAGTAA